The genomic interval GAAAACTATCAAAAGCCTATTCATGCTTATTATCCGGACGAAACGGCGCTGGAAGCTATGGTTTCTAAAAAGGGACCGAATAGTTTTTATGAATCCGTTGAAAATAGAAAAGAGTGCTGTTCCATCCGGAAGATCGTGCCGTTAAAAAGAGCACTCAAAGGCAATCAATGCTGGGTAACCGGGATCAGAGCAGAACAATCTTTAAACCGTACAGACATGTCAAATCTGGAATGGGATGAAGAAAATCAGCTGATTAAGTTTCATCCGATTTTTTATTGGAGTCTGGATGAGGTCAAAGCCTATATTAAAAAGAACAACATTGTATACAATACCCTTCATGACAAAGGATTTCCAAGCATTGGTTGTGCTCCCTGTACCAGGGCAGTTCAGGAAGGAGAAGATTTCCGGGCAGGAAGATGGTGGTGGGAAGATCAGTCAAAGAAAGAGTGTGGTTTGCACGCCACAAAATAAAGAGAAGCACATGAGTAAATATAATTTAGATTATTTAGACGAATTAGAAGCAGAAGCTATTCATATTCTGCGTGAAGTAGCGGGGCAGTTTGAAAAACCGGCATTGCTTTTCTCTGGTGGAAAAGATTCTATTACGCTGGTCAGGCTTGCTGAAAAGGCTTTCCGTCCGGGTAAATTCCCTTTTCCGCTGGTACATATCGATACGGGGCATAACTTTCAGGAAACGATTGACTACCGCGATGAGATGGTAGAACGTTTAGGTGAAAAACTGATCGTAGGTTATGTACAGGAATCAATTGATAACGGCAAAGTAATCGAGCAGAAAGGTAAAAATGCAAGCAGAAATGCTTTGCAGACTGTTACTTTACTGGATACCATTGCGCAACATGGTTTTGATGCTTGTATCGGCGGTGCCAGAAGAGATGAAGAAAAAGCGAGAGCTAAAGAACGTATTTTCTCTGTAAGGGACGAATTTGGCCAGTGGGATCCTAAACGTCAGCGTCCTGAACTTTGGAATATCTATAATGGCAGAATCCATAAAGGTGAAAATGTAAGGGTATTCCCTATCAGTAACTGGACGGAGCTTGACGTATGGAATTATATCCGCAGAGAAAAAATGAGTTTGCCGTCTATTTATTTTGCACATCACAGAGATTGCATTACCAGAAACGGACAATTAATGGCTGCATCACCTTTCCTGAATATGGATGACGCAGATATGGTGACGCACCGTAAAGTGAGGTTCCGTACTGTAGGAGATATGAGCTGTACTGCGGCAGTAGAATCTGATGCTGATCAGATAGATGATATTATAGATGAAATCAGCGCATCAAAAATAAGTGAACGTGGTGCCCGCCTGGACGATAAAGTGTCTGAAGCAGCGATGGAAGACCGCAAAAAAGGAGGATACTTTTAATGAATATACTTAAGTTTTTTACAGCAGGAAGTGTTGATGATGGGAAAAGTACCCTGATCGGCAGATTATTATATGATACAGGCTCTATTCTGGCAGATCAGCTGGAGGCTTTACAGCAATCGAACCGTAAAAACGATGATGGTACAATTGATCTGGCTATTTTAACCGATGGGCTGCGGGCAGAAAGGGAACAGGGGATCACTATTGATGTGGCTTACAAGTACTTTCAGACTGAAAAAAGAAAGTTTATTATTGCAGATACACCCGGTCATATTCAGTATACCCGCAATATGGTTACTGGCGCATCTACAGCAAATCTGGCTATTATTCTGGTAGATGCAAGAAATGGTGTGGTAGAACAAACCATCAGGCATTCTTACCTGGTTTCTCTGCTTGGGGTAAGCCATGTGGTGATCTGTATCAATAAAATGGATATGGAAGGTTACAGTGAAGAGGTTTTTAATACGATCACTGAAAACTATAAAAAAATGGCTGCAAAGCTGAATTTACAGGAGATTACTTTCATCCCGGTGAGTGCTTTAAAAGGTGATAATATTGTCCATAATTCTGAGCATATGCCTTGGTATAAAGGGACTAGTTTGCTGGATTTTCTGGAAACAGTAGAAGTTATTGTGAACCAGGATCTGCATTATGCAAGGATGCCTGTGCAATGGGTTATCCGTCCTCAAACTGAAGCGCTGCATGATTACAGAGGTTATGCCGGCCGGATTTTGAGTGGTGCTTTTAAGGTAAATGATAAAGTTACTGTTTTACCTTCGGGCAATAGTTCTGTAATTGACAGCATTGAAATCTTTGAGCAGACCCCTGAAGAGGCGACCGCCGGGCAGTCTGTGACGCTGCACCTGAAAGATAATATTGATATCAGCAGGGGAGATGTACTGGTAAATTCAAGCTATTTGCCACAGCGTTCTCAATTGATAGAGGCCGATTTATGCTGGATGGATAATAAGCCGATGGATGATTCTATTACTTATTTTTTACAGCATAACAGTAAACTGACCAAGTGTAAGATCAGGGAGATCCTGCATAAGGTAAATATTAATACTTTAGAAAAAGAGGAAACTCACGAATTCAGATTAAATGATATAGGCCGTGTGGTCATTAAAACGGCTGATGAACTGGCTTTCGATTTATATACTGAAAACAAAGCCAATGGTTCAGCCATATTGATTGATGGACGTACAAATTTAACCGTAGGCGCATTGATGTTCAGAGCTGTAGTTGAATAAAAATGAATAACATTCAATGATAAATAAGAAGGGATAAACCAGGGCGTTTGTCCCTTTTTTGATAGAAAAGGATTTTATAGTCAGATAGTGAGAAACTGGCATTATATTTAGCTATTGTTACAAGGATGGATTTTAAATTATTTAAAGAAATGTTAAAAAGAATATTAGTGGCAACTTTTACCGCAGCCGTTCTGGCCTGCCAGGCTACTCCAAAACCACAGCAGGTGGTTGAGGGTATTCCAAATATTATGCCTGATGAGAAGCAAAGCCTGGTGGCCAGGCAAGTCGTTGCATTGATAGAAAATTACAACTATAAAAAGATAGTGGTCAATGATTCTATCTCTTCGATTGTACTGGATAAATATATCAAGGCGCTGGATCCTTACCGGAATTATTTCCTGGCTTCAGATATTAAAGACTTTGAACAGTTCAGGACCACACTGGACGATTCTTTCAGAGACGGCGATCTGAGTGCCCCATTTTACATCTTTAATGTTTATTCCAAAAGATATAATGAAACGCTGGACTATGCGATGGCGCATATCAAAGATAAGTATGACTTTAATCAGCAGGATACCTATGTTTTTAACCGGGAGAAAATGCCCTGGGTAACTTCAATTGCGACACTGAATGATATCTGGAAGAAGAAAGTTAAATATGAACTGGTTAATTTAAAGCTGGCGGGAACTTCTGATGTTAAAAATGCGGAAACCTTAACCAAGAGATACAAGAACCTGAAATTACAGTCTTCTAAATTAAATAATCAGGACGTATTTCAATTACTGATGGATGCTTTTACAGGTGCTATAGATCCGCATACCAACTATTTTAATCCATCCAATGCCAGCCAGTTTAATGAGCAAATGTCCCGTTCGATAGAAGGAATCGGTGCTTATCTGCAATCAGAAAATGATGTGCTGAAAATTGCAGAAGTGACACCAGGCGGGCCGGCCTACAAAAGTAAACAATTGCATGCAGGAGACCGGATTATTGGAGTTGCACAGGCAGATGGTGATTTTGAAGATATTATTGGCTGGAGACTGGATAATGCTGTTGCAAAAATCAAAGGACCTAAAGGAACTGTAGTGCGGTTGAAAATAATCCCTGCAGGTCATGATATGTCTTCAAAGCCTGTGATTATAGAAATTACCAGAGAGAAGATCGTGATGGAAGATCAGTCGGCTAAAAAGGAGGTGAAAACGATACATGCGAATGGTAAACCTTATAAAGTAGGAATCATTAGTGTGCCTGCGTTTTATATAGATTCTAAAGCTGCAATGGCTAAAGAAGCTAATTACAAAAGTACAACACGTGATGTCAGACTATTAATTGATACACTGAAAAATAAAGATAAAGTGGATGCGATCGTGATGGATCTTCGCGGTAATGGCGGAGGATCTTTGCTGGAAGCTATTGACCTGACAGGTCTGTTTATTGACCAGGGACCTGTTGTTCAGGTAAAGGATCAAAAAGGAGAAGTTGAAGTGGATAGCGATCAGAACGCAGGCGTAGCCTGGAGCGGCCCGTTTGGTGTACTTGTAGACCGTACAACAGCTTCTGCTTCTGAGATCTTTGCAGGTGCCATACAAGATTATGGAAGAGGGGTGATTATCGGTACACAGACTTACGGTAAAGGAACTGTACAGCAGCCAATTGATCTGAATAAACTGGTTAATCCTTCAATTTTAGAGCGTTTGGCCAGCCTGGTGAAGCTGGATAGTGCAGGCAAGCCTGTTCAAAAAGCTGAAGTTCCTCAATTAGGACAGATCAATTTAACCATTGCTAAGTTTTATCGTGTAAATGGTAGCAGTACACAGCATAAAGGGGTGATGCCGGATATTACTTTACCTTCTTTTTATCCAATGGATAAAGTAGGTGAAGATACAGAAGCTTCTGCTTTACCATGGGATGAGATTCAAAAATCGAATTTTGCACCGGTAGCGAACCTGGCCACACTGAAAACAGAACTGGCTAAATTGCATGCAACAAGAATGGAGAAATCACTGGATTACAAGATTCTTGTTCAGGACATTACAGACATGAAAAAACGTAATCTGGAAACCTCAGTTACTTTGAATGAAAATAAATTGAAGTCTGAAAGGGATGTGCTGGAGGTTAAAGCTTTAGAAAAAATCAATAAATTGAGGGCGACAAGAGGATTGGCACCTGTTAAAAAGGGTGACAAAATCAAGAAGAGTGAGAATTTTGATTTCCTGGAAGATGAAACTTTAAGAGTAATGGCTGATTATATTCAATTGAAGCCCACAGTTTAATCATAAAATACTATCTTAAGAAGCCGTTTAAAATTCATTTTAAACGGCTTCTTACATTTTAACTATTACTGAACAAGAATAACCGAATGACTATGGACTTATTACTCGTACTATTTGGGATAATTATCCTGCTGATCCTGATCCTTAAGAAAGTAAGCCCTATGCTTGCGCTGCTGATCGTAGCAGTTGCTACGGGGCTGATGCTGGGCTTACCCGTAGAAAAGGTAATGGCTTCTGTGAGCAAAGGTATTGGCAGTACGATGGGTGATATGGTCATGGTACTGGCACTGGGGGCAATGGTTG from Pedobacter sp. WC2423 carries:
- a CDS encoding phosphoadenylyl-sulfate reductase, with product MKAYLEEIAVQIKDMGPVETLTFLSQKFAGQITFSTSFGWEDQVITDLIFANDLPIKVFTLETGRLFPETYYVWNRTLENYQKPIHAYYPDETALEAMVSKKGPNSFYESVENRKECCSIRKIVPLKRALKGNQCWVTGIRAEQSLNRTDMSNLEWDEENQLIKFHPIFYWSLDEVKAYIKKNNIVYNTLHDKGFPSIGCAPCTRAVQEGEDFRAGRWWWEDQSKKECGLHATK
- a CDS encoding carboxy terminal-processing peptidase, producing MLKRILVATFTAAVLACQATPKPQQVVEGIPNIMPDEKQSLVARQVVALIENYNYKKIVVNDSISSIVLDKYIKALDPYRNYFLASDIKDFEQFRTTLDDSFRDGDLSAPFYIFNVYSKRYNETLDYAMAHIKDKYDFNQQDTYVFNREKMPWVTSIATLNDIWKKKVKYELVNLKLAGTSDVKNAETLTKRYKNLKLQSSKLNNQDVFQLLMDAFTGAIDPHTNYFNPSNASQFNEQMSRSIEGIGAYLQSENDVLKIAEVTPGGPAYKSKQLHAGDRIIGVAQADGDFEDIIGWRLDNAVAKIKGPKGTVVRLKIIPAGHDMSSKPVIIEITREKIVMEDQSAKKEVKTIHANGKPYKVGIISVPAFYIDSKAAMAKEANYKSTTRDVRLLIDTLKNKDKVDAIVMDLRGNGGGSLLEAIDLTGLFIDQGPVVQVKDQKGEVEVDSDQNAGVAWSGPFGVLVDRTTASASEIFAGAIQDYGRGVIIGTQTYGKGTVQQPIDLNKLVNPSILERLASLVKLDSAGKPVQKAEVPQLGQINLTIAKFYRVNGSSTQHKGVMPDITLPSFYPMDKVGEDTEASALPWDEIQKSNFAPVANLATLKTELAKLHATRMEKSLDYKILVQDITDMKKRNLETSVTLNENKLKSERDVLEVKALEKINKLRATRGLAPVKKGDKIKKSENFDFLEDETLRVMADYIQLKPTV
- a CDS encoding sulfate adenylyltransferase subunit 1; amino-acid sequence: MNILKFFTAGSVDDGKSTLIGRLLYDTGSILADQLEALQQSNRKNDDGTIDLAILTDGLRAEREQGITIDVAYKYFQTEKRKFIIADTPGHIQYTRNMVTGASTANLAIILVDARNGVVEQTIRHSYLVSLLGVSHVVICINKMDMEGYSEEVFNTITENYKKMAAKLNLQEITFIPVSALKGDNIVHNSEHMPWYKGTSLLDFLETVEVIVNQDLHYARMPVQWVIRPQTEALHDYRGYAGRILSGAFKVNDKVTVLPSGNSSVIDSIEIFEQTPEEATAGQSVTLHLKDNIDISRGDVLVNSSYLPQRSQLIEADLCWMDNKPMDDSITYFLQHNSKLTKCKIREILHKVNINTLEKEETHEFRLNDIGRVVIKTADELAFDLYTENKANGSAILIDGRTNLTVGALMFRAVVE
- the cysD gene encoding sulfate adenylyltransferase subunit CysD; this encodes MSKYNLDYLDELEAEAIHILREVAGQFEKPALLFSGGKDSITLVRLAEKAFRPGKFPFPLVHIDTGHNFQETIDYRDEMVERLGEKLIVGYVQESIDNGKVIEQKGKNASRNALQTVTLLDTIAQHGFDACIGGARRDEEKARAKERIFSVRDEFGQWDPKRQRPELWNIYNGRIHKGENVRVFPISNWTELDVWNYIRREKMSLPSIYFAHHRDCITRNGQLMAASPFLNMDDADMVTHRKVRFRTVGDMSCTAAVESDADQIDDIIDEISASKISERGARLDDKVSEAAMEDRKKGGYF